The proteins below are encoded in one region of Aequorivita iocasae:
- a CDS encoding 3'-5' exonuclease, which yields MIKRINLEHILFLDIETVPQHENFDELDDTAKTLWELKSQYQRKDEVSAEDFYERAGIWAEFGKIVCISVGYFVLKGDFRNFRITSFYGDELKILKDFKSLLETHFNKPHHLLCAHNGKEFDFPYIARRMIINGIDIPFKLDLFGKKPWEVPHLDTLELWKFGDYKTFTSLKLMAHVLGIPSPKDDIDGSQVRSVYYEEKNIDRIITYCEKDAVTVAQIFLRLRNESILDESEILSV from the coding sequence ATGATTAAGCGAATAAACCTGGAGCATATCCTTTTTTTGGATATTGAGACCGTTCCGCAGCACGAAAATTTTGATGAATTGGATGATACCGCCAAAACACTTTGGGAGCTAAAAAGCCAATATCAACGAAAAGATGAAGTTTCTGCAGAGGACTTTTACGAACGCGCCGGCATTTGGGCAGAGTTTGGAAAAATTGTATGTATTTCGGTAGGATATTTTGTACTGAAAGGCGATTTTCGGAATTTTCGTATAACTAGTTTTTATGGTGATGAATTAAAAATTTTAAAGGATTTTAAATCATTGCTTGAAACACATTTTAACAAACCACACCATCTGCTCTGTGCGCATAACGGAAAGGAATTTGACTTTCCTTACATTGCCCGACGGATGATTATCAACGGTATCGACATTCCTTTCAAATTAGATCTCTTCGGAAAAAAACCTTGGGAAGTTCCACATTTGGATACATTGGAACTTTGGAAATTCGGCGATTATAAAACTTTTACTTCCCTTAAATTGATGGCGCACGTTTTGGGCATACCCTCGCCAAAAGATGATATAGACGGTAGCCAGGTTCGCAGTGTTTATTATGAGGAAAAAAATATCGACAGAATAATCACTTATTGCGAAAAAGATGCTGTTACGGTAGCACAGATTTTCCTCAGGCTACGCAATGAAAGTATTTTGGATGAAAGTGAAATTCTTTCTGTATAA
- a CDS encoding serine hydrolase domain-containing protein, whose protein sequence is MKHFLKFSKWILMLLIVAVVGLYITGYGYILKGIWVVYLHGHTTAYIDDFEFFEVEEIPASTIPQPWPVHKKYNTVEPTQTLSEMNDTLGTVAFLIIKNDSIWYEKYFEGFGKNSQTNSFSMVKSITSALLGKAINDGYIKSLDQPVGDFYPQYAGTGMTVGDLSSMASGLNWDESYFNPFGMTARAYYHDDLAEIILKLKVVDTPGVKFTYLSGNTQLLAMVIQNATKKQLAAYLYESFWQPMGAVNPAIWQVDDAKNRLVKAYCCLGSNARDFARFGKLYKDYGKWNGEQILDSAFVAKSITPRFSDSPEYGYGFWLSDYVEKKIFVMRGILGQYVIVIPEDDLIIVRLGHQRGSKTGMPFSSDFYVYVDEAYKMLGQNQ, encoded by the coding sequence ATGAAACATTTTTTAAAGTTTTCGAAGTGGATTCTAATGCTGCTAATTGTAGCGGTAGTAGGACTTTATATCACTGGATACGGATATATTTTAAAGGGAATTTGGGTAGTATATCTGCACGGCCACACAACTGCCTATATTGACGATTTTGAATTTTTTGAAGTTGAAGAAATTCCTGCGAGTACAATTCCACAACCTTGGCCTGTCCATAAAAAATACAATACTGTTGAACCTACCCAAACACTTTCAGAAATGAACGATACGCTGGGAACGGTAGCTTTTTTGATTATCAAAAATGACAGTATTTGGTATGAAAAGTATTTTGAAGGCTTTGGAAAAAATTCTCAGACCAATTCGTTTTCAATGGTGAAAAGCATTACCTCTGCTTTGCTGGGAAAGGCAATAAATGACGGGTATATAAAAAGCTTAGACCAGCCCGTCGGCGATTTTTATCCGCAGTATGCCGGAACGGGAATGACCGTTGGCGATCTTTCCTCCATGGCTTCCGGGCTAAATTGGGACGAATCGTATTTCAATCCGTTTGGGATGACGGCACGGGCGTATTATCACGATGATTTGGCAGAAATTATCTTAAAATTGAAAGTAGTGGATACACCAGGGGTGAAATTCACCTATTTAAGTGGAAATACCCAGCTTTTAGCGATGGTAATTCAAAATGCCACCAAGAAGCAGTTGGCGGCATATTTATACGAAAGTTTTTGGCAGCCGATGGGAGCAGTAAATCCAGCCATTTGGCAAGTAGATGATGCTAAAAACAGATTGGTAAAGGCTTATTGCTGCTTGGGAAGCAACGCACGGGACTTTGCACGTTTCGGGAAATTGTATAAAGATTATGGAAAATGGAATGGCGAACAAATTTTAGACTCTGCATTTGTGGCAAAATCCATTACGCCGAGATTTTCCGACAGTCCTGAATACGGTTATGGGTTTTGGCTGAGCGATTATGTGGAAAAGAAAATTTTTGTAATGCGCGGTATTCTTGGACAATACGTAATCGTGATTCCAGAGGATGATTTGATAATAGTTCGATTGGGACATCAGCGTGGAAGTAAAACCGGGATGCCTTTTAGCTCAGATTTTTATGTGTATGTAGATGAGGCATATAAAATGCTTGGTCAAAATCAATAA
- a CDS encoding methylated-DNA--[protein]-cysteine S-methyltransferase, producing MTNRIYDDYIDTPIGTLMLSFNKKFELVSVVFTDDEITLPVANVLGSEEIQQVKKQFEEYFEGKRKDFNIKLSPHGTEFQKKVWRELLNIPFGKTVSYQQIANTLGDPKVIRAAASANGKNPISIVIPCHRVIGSDGSLTGYAGGLHRKKWLLEHESPSPQQSLF from the coding sequence ATGACGAACAGAATTTATGATGATTATATAGACACTCCTATAGGTACGCTAATGCTTTCCTTTAATAAAAAGTTTGAACTCGTATCAGTAGTTTTTACCGACGACGAAATAACCCTTCCCGTAGCCAACGTATTGGGGAGCGAGGAAATTCAGCAGGTGAAAAAACAATTTGAGGAATATTTTGAGGGAAAACGTAAAGATTTCAACATCAAACTTTCACCCCATGGCACGGAATTTCAGAAAAAAGTTTGGAGAGAACTGTTGAATATTCCCTTCGGAAAAACAGTTAGTTACCAACAAATCGCAAACACCCTAGGCGACCCAAAAGTAATCCGCGCGGCTGCCTCGGCCAATGGCAAAAACCCGATTTCCATAGTTATTCCATGCCATCGGGTTATCGGGAGCGATGGTTCACTCACAGGCTATGCTGGCGGCCTACACCGAAAAAAATGGTTACTGGAACACGAAAGTCCTTCGCCCCAACAATCCCTGTTTTAG
- a CDS encoding CNNM domain-containing protein, with protein sequence MTLLIVYALLSIFFSFLCSILEAALLSFTPTYLRMKTKAGKAYATTLTNFKKDIDKPLIAILTLNTIAHTVGAILVGVQAEKLPYKVELWGMNIVGIVSAIMTMLILVVSEIIPKTIGATYWKKLGPFTAMFLNFIIFPLKYTGILWLLMLITRLVGKSAHVSTMSREEFMAITDAAEEEGVFEESETTVIKNLLVFKSVHAKDVMTPFTVVTLEDESKSLDEFHQNHKSLRFSRIPVYKNKTHNITGFVLRDDVLEEIVEDRGDKLLSDLKREIFVVAAEKPIPELFETFIKQRVHIASVVDDFGNTIGVVTMEDIIETLLGLEIMDESDNIEDMQLQARKNWERRAKRMGIEINRDLELERDDDEQNL encoded by the coding sequence ATGACCTTACTGATTGTTTATGCGCTGCTTTCCATATTCTTTTCCTTTTTATGCTCTATACTGGAAGCCGCACTGCTCAGCTTTACGCCCACATATTTGCGGATGAAGACCAAAGCTGGAAAAGCGTATGCTACCACTCTTACCAATTTTAAAAAAGATATAGACAAGCCGTTAATAGCAATATTAACGCTGAATACTATCGCACACACGGTGGGAGCTATTTTAGTTGGTGTTCAGGCCGAAAAACTACCATACAAGGTTGAACTTTGGGGTATGAACATCGTGGGAATTGTTTCTGCTATCATGACGATGCTTATTTTGGTGGTTTCTGAAATTATCCCAAAAACCATTGGCGCAACCTATTGGAAAAAACTCGGGCCCTTTACTGCCATGTTTTTGAACTTCATTATTTTTCCTCTAAAATATACGGGAATCCTTTGGTTATTGATGCTTATTACTCGCTTGGTGGGCAAATCGGCACACGTAAGCACGATGAGCCGAGAGGAATTTATGGCCATAACCGATGCCGCTGAGGAAGAAGGGGTTTTTGAAGAAAGTGAGACTACCGTTATAAAAAACCTACTTGTTTTTAAGAGCGTGCACGCCAAAGATGTAATGACGCCTTTTACTGTTGTTACTTTGGAAGATGAAAGCAAGAGCCTTGATGAATTTCACCAAAACCATAAAAGTCTTCGGTTTTCAAGGATACCGGTGTATAAAAACAAAACCCACAACATTACGGGTTTTGTACTTAGGGACGATGTGCTGGAGGAAATTGTGGAAGACCGGGGAGATAAATTGCTAAGTGACCTAAAAAGGGAAATTTTTGTAGTCGCTGCAGAAAAGCCAATCCCCGAACTTTTTGAAACTTTTATAAAACAACGCGTACACATAGCTTCTGTAGTAGATGATTTTGGGAATACCATCGGAGTCGTAACCATGGAAGATATAATTGAAACGCTGCTAGGGCTTGAGATTATGGACGAGAGCGACAACATAGAAGATATGCAGCTTCAGGCACGAAAAAACTGGGAACGCCGCGCAAAACGCATGGGAATAGAGATTAACAGAGATTTAGAACTAGAACGGGACGATGACGAACAGAATTTATGA
- the hemB gene encoding porphobilinogen synthase produces MYPLRRNRRLRTNESMRSLVRETIISPNDFVVPLFVVEGKGVKEEIASMPNYYRLSLDLLQKEVKELWKLGLKSVLLFVKVDDKLKDNSGKEALNTDGLMQRAIKTVKDAVPEMIVMTDVALDPFSVYGHDGIISEGKVINDDTNAVLAEMALSHAKAGADVVAPSDMMDGRIFEIRTLLEDEGFTDTAIMAYSAKYASAFYGPFRDALDSAPVDVKDIPKDKKTYQMDYANREEAIRETLMDIDEGADIVMVKPGLCYLDIVREIEDTVNVPVAVYQVSGEYAMLKAAAEKGWLDHDAVMLEQITAIKRAGASLIASYFAKDVVKLIN; encoded by the coding sequence ATGTACCCACTAAGAAGAAACAGAAGATTGCGAACCAATGAAAGTATGCGAAGCCTGGTTCGAGAAACTATTATTTCACCAAATGACTTTGTCGTTCCGCTTTTTGTGGTGGAAGGAAAAGGCGTGAAAGAAGAAATTGCTTCGATGCCGAATTATTATAGACTGAGCTTGGATTTACTTCAAAAGGAAGTAAAGGAACTTTGGAAACTTGGTTTAAAATCAGTTTTGCTTTTTGTAAAAGTTGATGATAAACTGAAGGACAACAGCGGAAAGGAAGCTTTAAATACCGATGGATTGATGCAACGTGCCATTAAAACGGTGAAGGATGCCGTTCCCGAAATGATCGTGATGACCGATGTGGCCTTGGATCCCTTTTCAGTATATGGGCACGACGGAATTATTTCCGAAGGAAAAGTTATCAATGACGATACAAATGCTGTTTTGGCAGAAATGGCCTTAAGCCATGCCAAAGCAGGAGCCGACGTGGTAGCGCCGAGCGATATGATGGACGGCCGTATTTTTGAAATTAGAACCTTGTTAGAAGACGAAGGTTTCACAGATACCGCCATAATGGCGTATAGCGCCAAATATGCTTCTGCATTTTACGGGCCCTTCCGCGATGCTCTGGATTCTGCACCAGTAGATGTAAAAGATATTCCGAAGGATAAAAAAACTTACCAAATGGATTACGCAAATCGCGAGGAAGCAATCCGCGAAACCCTAATGGATATCGACGAAGGCGCAGATATCGTGATGGTAAAACCCGGACTTTGTTATTTGGATATTGTTCGCGAAATAGAGGACACAGTAAATGTTCCTGTAGCTGTTTATCAAGTAAGCGGGGAGTATGCGATGCTAAAAGCCGCAGCGGAAAAAGGTTGGCTGGACCACGATGCTGTAATGTTGGAACAAATTACTGCTATTAAAAGGGCAGGCGCTTCACTTATTGCCAGTTACTTTGCCAAGGATGTTGTAAAATTGATTAATTAG
- a CDS encoding four helix bundle protein translates to MYAATELNFIENDLSKKVLAEISEIKKMLYALIQTIKKQL, encoded by the coding sequence ATATATGCAGCAACAGAACTTAACTTTATTGAAAATGATTTATCAAAAAAAGTGTTAGCTGAAATTTCAGAAATTAAGAAAATGCTTTATGCATTGATTCAAACAATTAAAAAACAGCTTTAA
- a CDS encoding four helix bundle protein, whose translation MIDYRNYLVWQKSHRLVIDIYKATALFPKSEQFNFVSQINRAALSVPANIVEGCGRETQKELVRFFISPRAKFTN comes from the coding sequence ATGATTGATTATAGAAATTATTTAGTTTGGCAAAAATCTCATCGCTTAGTGATTGATATATATAAAGCCACAGCTTTATTTCCAAAAAGCGAACAGTTTAATTTTGTATCACAAATAAACCGGGCAGCACTCTCTGTGCCAGCAAACATTGTAGAAGGTTGTGGGCGTGAAACGCAGAAAGAGTTGGTTCGATTTTTTATATCTCCTCGGGCTAAGTTCACGAATTAG
- the hemF gene encoding oxygen-dependent coproporphyrinogen oxidase produces MKEKFVAYIKNLQNEITSALESIDGKAKFKEDKWIRKEGGGGQTRVIENGAVFEKGGVNISEVFGKLPESMQQYFGVRDADFFACGLSLVLHPKNPFVPTVHANWRYFEMYDAEGNIVDSWFGGGQDLTPYYLFEEDAKHFHQICKNACDKHNSSFYETYKKRCDEYFWNAHREEARGIGGLFFDYLKQTDEMSMQDWYDFVTEVGDSFLESYLSIVQKRNNIPYSEENRNWQEIRRGRYVEFNLVHDKGTLFGLKTNGRIESILMSLPPVVQWKYDHHPEVGSEEEKLIEVLKHPRNWLQS; encoded by the coding sequence ATGAAAGAAAAGTTTGTAGCATATATCAAAAACTTACAGAACGAGATTACTTCTGCTCTGGAATCCATCGACGGAAAAGCAAAATTCAAAGAAGACAAATGGATTCGTAAAGAAGGTGGTGGCGGGCAAACCCGTGTGATTGAAAACGGTGCGGTTTTCGAAAAAGGCGGCGTAAACATCAGCGAGGTTTTCGGAAAATTACCGGAAAGCATGCAGCAGTATTTTGGGGTAAGGGATGCCGATTTTTTCGCCTGCGGACTCAGTTTGGTCCTTCACCCTAAAAATCCGTTTGTGCCTACGGTGCATGCAAATTGGCGCTACTTTGAAATGTATGATGCAGAAGGAAATATTGTGGACAGTTGGTTTGGCGGCGGGCAGGATTTAACGCCATATTATTTGTTTGAGGAAGATGCCAAACATTTTCACCAAATATGTAAAAATGCATGCGACAAGCACAATTCTTCATTTTATGAAACATATAAAAAACGTTGCGATGAATATTTTTGGAACGCCCATCGCGAGGAAGCAAGGGGAATCGGTGGCCTATTTTTCGATTATTTGAAACAAACCGACGAAATGTCGATGCAGGATTGGTATGACTTTGTAACCGAAGTGGGCGATAGTTTTTTGGAAAGTTACCTATCTATTGTTCAAAAAAGAAATAATATTCCCTATTCCGAAGAAAACAGAAATTGGCAGGAAATACGCCGTGGGCGTTATGTTGAATTCAATTTGGTGCACGATAAAGGCACGCTTTTCGGCTTGAAAACCAACGGCCGTATTGAAAGTATTTTGATGAGCTTGCCTCCGGTTGTGCAATGGAAATATGATCATCATCCTGAGGTTGGAAGTGAAGAAGAAAAATTAATAGAAGTATTGAAACATCCACGAAATTGGTTGCAAAGTTAA
- a CDS encoding EI24 domain-containing protein, translated as MLAHIFKGIKAYAGTFKLISKLRLWKYFGIPMAISFLTAALIGFSAWGLSDNLGAFISKIWFWEWGAVTFRTISDFIGALIIIALGIILYRHIVMALSAPFMSPVSEKIEKHLFGADHSHRNTSNAEQLWRGIRINVRNLVMELLLTIPIILIGFIPVVGIISSVLLFLVQSYYAGFGNMDYTLERHFKYSESIQFVKRNRGLAIGNGMVFMLMLLIPVVGIILVLPLSVTAASTETLKVLESTKSLQKKIS; from the coding sequence ATGCTCGCACACATTTTCAAAGGCATAAAAGCATACGCGGGAACTTTCAAGCTTATCAGTAAACTCAGGCTTTGGAAGTACTTCGGCATACCTATGGCCATTAGTTTTTTAACTGCTGCGCTAATTGGTTTTTCCGCTTGGGGTTTAAGCGATAATCTGGGCGCTTTTATTTCAAAAATCTGGTTTTGGGAATGGGGCGCTGTAACTTTCAGAACTATCAGTGATTTCATCGGAGCATTGATAATCATTGCCTTGGGCATAATACTATATCGGCATATCGTGATGGCTCTTAGTGCGCCATTTATGAGTCCAGTTTCAGAAAAAATAGAAAAGCATCTCTTTGGAGCAGATCATTCCCACAGAAATACTTCAAACGCGGAACAGCTTTGGCGGGGAATACGAATAAATGTTCGGAATTTAGTGATGGAACTATTACTGACAATCCCCATAATTTTAATAGGTTTTATTCCTGTTGTAGGAATAATTTCTTCGGTACTTTTATTTTTGGTACAAAGCTATTATGCAGGTTTCGGAAATATGGATTACACGTTGGAAAGGCATTTTAAATATTCGGAAAGTATTCAATTTGTTAAAAGAAACCGCGGTTTGGCAATCGGCAACGGCATGGTTTTTATGCTGATGCTGTTGATTCCGGTAGTTGGAATTATTTTAGTTTTACCGCTTTCAGTCACCGCAGCAAGTACGGAAACTTTAAAGGTTTTGGAAAGTACAAAATCGCTTCAGAAAAAGATATCATGA
- a CDS encoding DUF6973 domain-containing protein — MLWRIFKKLDFKQLFALSWLFLKNPKYAFPTIFATKRCMNIAYKEYGSKHHLGNPANAFRHALWVILIIKNFLKWQSNEQKAKTWAKKFTDWHEDFSPNQALERAMDLHNNAMGILYFDELKDKNEVEIVSSLKQKASEAVKILTTDEVENFEDKLVYISEEVT, encoded by the coding sequence ATGCTGTGGCGGATTTTTAAGAAACTGGATTTCAAGCAACTTTTTGCTTTGTCGTGGTTATTTCTTAAAAATCCAAAATATGCCTTTCCCACTATTTTTGCCACAAAACGCTGTATGAACATTGCGTATAAGGAGTACGGCAGTAAGCATCATTTAGGAAATCCAGCAAATGCATTTCGGCATGCGCTTTGGGTTATTTTAATTATAAAAAACTTTTTAAAGTGGCAAAGCAATGAGCAAAAAGCGAAAACTTGGGCAAAAAAATTTACAGATTGGCATGAAGATTTTTCGCCCAACCAAGCTTTGGAACGCGCAATGGATTTGCACAATAATGCAATGGGAATTCTTTATTTTGATGAATTAAAAGATAAAAATGAAGTTGAAATCGTTTCATCCTTAAAACAAAAAGCTTCCGAAGCGGTAAAGATTTTAACCACTGATGAAGTTGAAAATTTTGAAGATAAATTAGTTTATATAAGCGAAGAAGTTACTTAA
- the hemE gene encoding uroporphyrinogen decarboxylase, with protein sequence MIKNDLFLKALRGETVERPPVWMMRQAGRYLPEFQEIKAKYDFFTRCQTPELASEITVQPIRRYGMDAAILFSDILVIPQAMNIHVEMKPGVGPWLPDPIRSAKDLERVIVPDINETLGYVMEAIKMTKEKLNDEIPLIGFAGSPWTILCYCVQGQGSKNFDKAKEFCFTQPVVAHQLLQKITDTTILYLKEKVKAGVNAVQVFDSWGGMLSPTDYQEFSWQYMQQIIDALKDETPVIAFGKGCWFALDTMAKSGASALGVDWTCSPKNARYLTGGNITLQGNFDPTRLFSPPSEIKKMVKQMIDEFGKDRYIVNLGHGILPNIPLENAAAFIEAVKEYKQE encoded by the coding sequence ATGATTAAAAACGACCTATTCTTAAAAGCCCTGCGCGGCGAAACCGTTGAACGCCCGCCCGTTTGGATGATGCGTCAAGCCGGAAGATATTTGCCGGAATTTCAGGAAATAAAAGCCAAATACGATTTTTTCACGCGTTGCCAAACTCCCGAACTGGCCAGTGAAATTACCGTACAGCCCATCCGAAGATACGGAATGGACGCCGCCATTTTATTCAGCGATATTTTGGTAATTCCGCAGGCAATGAACATTCACGTAGAGATGAAACCCGGCGTGGGACCATGGCTGCCAGATCCCATCCGTTCTGCGAAAGATTTGGAACGTGTGATTGTGCCAGATATAAATGAAACACTCGGTTACGTAATGGAAGCCATAAAAATGACGAAAGAAAAGCTGAACGATGAAATTCCGTTGATTGGCTTTGCCGGAAGCCCCTGGACCATTCTTTGTTATTGCGTGCAGGGGCAGGGCTCCAAAAATTTTGATAAAGCAAAGGAATTCTGCTTTACGCAACCTGTTGTGGCTCACCAACTTCTTCAAAAAATAACCGATACCACCATTTTATATTTAAAAGAAAAAGTAAAGGCTGGCGTAAATGCGGTTCAGGTTTTTGACAGTTGGGGAGGCATGCTTTCGCCAACCGATTATCAGGAATTTAGCTGGCAATATATGCAGCAGATTATTGATGCACTTAAAGACGAAACACCCGTAATTGCTTTCGGAAAAGGTTGTTGGTTTGCTTTGGATACTATGGCCAAAAGTGGCGCTTCTGCTTTGGGTGTAGACTGGACTTGTTCGCCTAAAAACGCACGTTATTTAACTGGCGGAAACATAACATTGCAAGGAAATTTTGATCCAACGCGCCTTTTCAGCCCTCCTTCCGAAATAAAAAAGATGGTAAAACAAATGATTGATGAATTTGGAAAAGATCGTTATATCGTAAACTTAGGTCACGGAATTCTGCCAAATATTCCTTTGGAGAACGCAGCTGCTTTTATTGAAGCGGTAAAAGAATACAAACAGGAATAG
- a CDS encoding uroporphyrinogen-III synthase, which translates to MPTVLSTKKFKENQRSLLLQAGVSLVEYDAIKIELIPFEIPEIVENAIFTSQNAILAIQNSEFRIQNCYCVGKKTKSMLEENGQNVVKMTEYASELADYLVKNYKKDSFHFFCGNIRSDEIPSKLKENNIDFKEIEVYKTTLNPKKFERQFDAVLFFSPSGVRSFVSENKINNSKAICIGNTTASEAKIYTKNVVIANATTVESVIAKAVNTLKNYD; encoded by the coding sequence ATGCCCACGGTTTTATCAACTAAAAAATTTAAGGAGAATCAACGTTCATTATTGTTGCAGGCAGGCGTTTCTTTAGTAGAATATGATGCGATAAAAATTGAACTGATTCCTTTTGAAATTCCAGAAATTGTAGAAAACGCAATTTTTACGAGCCAGAATGCGATTTTGGCAATTCAGAATTCAGAATTCAGAATTCAGAATTGTTATTGCGTAGGCAAAAAAACAAAATCAATGTTGGAAGAAAATGGTCAAAATGTGGTAAAAATGACCGAATATGCTTCAGAATTGGCGGATTATTTAGTAAAAAATTACAAAAAAGATTCTTTTCACTTTTTCTGCGGAAACATCCGAAGCGATGAAATTCCCTCAAAATTGAAAGAAAACAATATTGATTTTAAAGAAATTGAAGTCTATAAAACAACGCTAAACCCAAAGAAATTTGAACGACAGTTTGATGCGGTTCTTTTTTTTAGCCCAAGCGGGGTGAGAAGCTTTGTTTCAGAAAATAAAATAAATAATTCGAAAGCAATTTGCATCGGAAATACAACCGCTTCCGAAGCAAAAATATATACAAAAAATGTGGTAATCGCTAACGCCACAACCGTTGAAAGCGTAATTGCGAAAGCGGTTAATACCTTAAAAAATTATGATTAA
- a CDS encoding potassium channel family protein: MKIVVIGLGNFGMSLAIHLSNTGNEVIVADHDLEKIELIKNKVAHAVAIDATNENAYHSLPLNNADLAIIAIGERNGAAIMSTAIVKKLTKAKIISRSSSALEDTILEAMGVDQIIHPEQEYAERFTKKINLKGSIDNFEIDDEYLVSEVEVSQSLVGQTLQQSDFRKNFNLNIITIIRKKQHTNLLGRAIEKREVVGLPKPDMVFQSGDILAVFGKDADIKKYLKNHAHGFIN, from the coding sequence ATGAAGATTGTAGTTATAGGCCTTGGAAATTTTGGAATGTCGCTGGCCATTCATCTTTCAAATACAGGAAATGAGGTAATTGTTGCCGATCACGACCTCGAAAAAATCGAACTTATAAAAAACAAGGTTGCCCACGCCGTTGCCATAGATGCCACTAATGAAAACGCATACCATTCCCTGCCATTAAATAACGCCGATCTAGCCATAATAGCTATTGGCGAACGCAATGGCGCCGCAATAATGAGTACAGCAATCGTAAAAAAGTTGACTAAGGCAAAAATCATCTCACGCTCTTCTTCCGCTTTGGAAGATACAATTTTGGAAGCCATGGGCGTGGACCAAATTATCCACCCCGAACAGGAATATGCAGAGCGTTTTACCAAAAAAATCAATCTAAAAGGAAGCATAGACAACTTTGAAATTGATGATGAATATTTGGTTTCAGAAGTTGAAGTAAGCCAATCTTTAGTTGGCCAAACCCTTCAGCAATCAGACTTTCGTAAAAATTTTAATTTGAATATTATTACCATAATTCGAAAAAAACAACACACCAATTTACTGGGAAGAGCTATTGAAAAACGTGAAGTTGTTGGGTTGCCAAAACCGGATATGGTTTTTCAAAGCGGAGATATTTTAGCCGTTTTCGGAAAAGATGCTGACATTAAAAAATATTTAAAGAACCATGCCCACGGTTTTATCAACTAA